A part of Olleya sp. Bg11-27 genomic DNA contains:
- a CDS encoding carbon-nitrogen hydrolase family protein, with the protein MEHTLKVAIAQITPVLLNKVETLKKVEQSIIDAAKIGSELVVFGEALVPGYPFWVALTGGAEWDTKVNKELHATYVKNSIQIEAGELDTICALAKQNTIAVYLGIMERAKNRGGHSIYASLVYIDAAGIIKSVHRKLQPTYDERLTWAPGDGNGLQVHPLKQFTVGGLNCWENWMPLPRTALYGLGENLHIAVWPGSDHNTKDITRFIARESRSYVISASSLMTKKDFPEDIPHLDRILSSAPDVLANGGSCIAGPDGEWIIAPVLHKEGLISATLDFNRVLEERQNFDVVGHYSRPDVTKLIVNRERQSTVEFND; encoded by the coding sequence ATGGAACACACTTTAAAAGTTGCTATTGCGCAAATAACACCTGTACTTTTAAATAAAGTAGAAACACTTAAAAAGGTTGAGCAGTCTATAATTGATGCCGCTAAAATTGGATCAGAATTAGTCGTGTTTGGAGAAGCATTGGTGCCAGGGTACCCGTTTTGGGTCGCTTTAACTGGTGGAGCAGAATGGGATACTAAAGTGAATAAAGAGTTACATGCGACTTACGTTAAAAATTCAATTCAAATTGAGGCGGGTGAGTTAGATACCATTTGTGCTTTGGCAAAACAGAATACTATAGCTGTGTATTTAGGTATTATGGAACGCGCTAAAAATAGAGGAGGACATAGTATATATGCATCTCTAGTGTATATTGATGCTGCAGGAATTATTAAGTCTGTGCATAGAAAATTGCAACCAACTTATGACGAACGCCTAACTTGGGCACCTGGAGATGGTAACGGTTTACAAGTTCACCCTTTAAAACAGTTTACAGTAGGTGGATTAAATTGTTGGGAAAATTGGATGCCACTTCCTAGAACAGCTTTATATGGTTTGGGTGAAAACCTCCATATTGCAGTATGGCCAGGAAGCGACCATAATACTAAAGATATTACAAGGTTTATAGCTAGAGAGTCTAGAAGTTATGTGATTTCGGCCTCCAGTTTAATGACTAAAAAAGATTTTCCCGAAGACATACCGCATTTAGATAGAATATTAAGTAGTGCTCCAGACGTGTTGGCAAATGGTGGTAGTTGTATTGCTGGACCTGATGGCGAGTGGATTATTGCGCCGGTATTACATAAGGAAGGATTAATTAGTGCAACATTAGATTTTAATCGCGTGTTGGAAGAACGTCAAAATTTTGATGTTGTAGGGCACTATTCTAGACCAGATGTAACCAAGCTTATAGTTAATAGAGAGAGACAATCTACAGTAGAGTTTAACGATTAA
- a CDS encoding pseudouridine synthase, which yields MSKAREGKDKGKGKAKPKAPFRPKKRVKDDAEVSAKPAFDKKPSQKKQSNPGEIRLNKYVANSGMCSRREADQHIAMGLVAVNGKIVVEMGYKVKLEDEVRYDGARINPEKKAYVLLNKPKGFATTTSDQKGKTVMDLVGNATSSRIKPIGRLGRNSTGLLLFTNDEKIVERFTNSNKGVERLFHLELDKNLKMEDMKKIREGFKVEGKSVKVEEIDYVNNIKNEIGVKIKNTGNTILHTIFEHLKYELVRIDCVQIAHLTKKDIPRGNWKILTEQELNTLKML from the coding sequence ATGAGTAAAGCACGCGAAGGAAAGGATAAAGGAAAAGGAAAGGCGAAGCCAAAAGCACCTTTTAGACCTAAAAAAAGAGTGAAAGATGATGCTGAAGTGTCTGCTAAGCCTGCTTTTGATAAAAAACCTAGTCAGAAAAAACAGTCTAATCCGGGTGAAATACGTTTAAATAAGTACGTAGCCAATTCTGGAATGTGTTCTCGTAGAGAAGCAGATCAGCATATTGCAATGGGATTAGTCGCTGTAAACGGTAAAATTGTTGTAGAAATGGGGTATAAAGTCAAGTTGGAAGACGAAGTACGTTATGATGGCGCAAGAATAAATCCAGAAAAAAAGGCTTATGTATTATTAAACAAGCCTAAAGGATTTGCAACAACAACAAGTGATCAAAAAGGAAAAACGGTTATGGATTTGGTTGGAAATGCAACGAGCTCTAGAATAAAACCTATTGGACGTTTAGGTCGTAATTCTACAGGTTTATTATTATTTACTAATGACGAGAAAATTGTGGAACGTTTTACAAATTCCAATAAAGGAGTCGAGCGTTTATTTCATTTAGAGTTAGATAAAAACTTAAAAATGGAAGACATGAAAAAGATCAGAGAAGGTTTTAAGGTTGAAGGGAAGTCTGTAAAAGTGGAAGAGATAGATTACGTTAATAATATTAAGAACGAAATTGGAGTAAAAATCAAAAACACTGGAAATACTATTTTGCATACTATTTTTGAACACTTAAAATATGAGTTAGTAAGAATTGATTGTGTACAAATTGCACATTTAACTAAAAAAGATATTCCTAGAGGAAACTGGAAAATTTTAACTGAGCAAGAATTAAATACGCTTAAAATGTTATAA